The DNA region AGCTCGGAGCGGCACTTAAATAACTCAGGTACCAACCAGGGTTGCTATGGGAACCATGTACTAATTAGAGACCTTCATTGCTTTCCAAGTGGGTGGGAAGGTGCCCCCAGGGCCTAGCTTGGTTTTAATTTGGAGAAGACGTTGAAACTTTGTAATATTTACCACTGAGCTATGATTAGAATTTCCTTTCTTCAGACGAGGCAGTAAACTCCTGGTCGGAAGCGTCTCTTGTCCCAGCTGCAGAAACACTTCTGTGTCTGCCAGCGTTATCTCTGCATTGCATAGAAAGCACACGACACAATCAGCCAAAATACAGTTAGGCAAGGCACACGAGAAGCACAAAACTATGAAGCTGTATGCTGGGTGCAGCCTTCACTACCATCTGAATTCATCCAACAGTACAACAGTACATGCAAAAAACTGTAGGATCGTAAGGCCAGAACATGGAACACTAGCTTAAACTCGGTTGACTGAAACACACAGCCACTTCTTTTGTAGGCTTGTTGCTGTCTAGAGTCTGGTAAATTCCTCACTCATCTGCAGTGTGGACAGAAGGTGTCGTCAGAATGTTATTCATCGGTATGTCTCATCTGCTACCTCAGAATCAGTCAGAATTACAAACTGGACAAGTCATCTTTTTAAGATTACGATTTTCTAGATGCATTTGCATTGCACAAATTATTTATAATCGTTTAGCTTCTCCATAAAAATTGCATATAAAACATATGTGACCGATTATTAATTCTGGAGAATAGGTATGCATAGGTGTCAAGGCATGTTATTCAGAACCTGTAAAGCGTCTGCAAAACACAGTATTTATGCAAGCCTTGCAGAAGAAACATCAGTGCCAATTTTGTTAATGAAAACAACTGATTTGCATTACAGGGAAAGCAGAAGTGAAAGCCACATTGTAAGTCTAATGATTTTAACATTTGAGCATCACTAATGAGAACTCTAGCTTTTCCAAAGGAAAACTTCACTTTGTTTGAGCTGGAGTGGTAGGAAACATCCTGTTAAGCGTAGCACAGCTGCCAACTGCAAATGTATTCCTCCACATATTCATGTTacattaattaccattttatttgcgctatccatctatccttttcCCAGTTCTGAGTCTCAGGAGGTCTAAGCCTATCCTTATCAGACACACATCAGGAGCCGACCCTAAACAGGACTTCTGGTCATCACACTCTCATATACTTTCTCCCTTAGTCAGTCCAAGCCAATTTACAGACACTAATTGATCCGATGTATCCGTCTTTGGTATATGTCTAGAACATGGAGTGCTTTGCGGAACCCCAAACACACACTGAAAGAACACCCAAAACTAGCACAAAGTGGCCAAACCAGTGATGCAACCCCGGAGGCCGGACTGCTGGGGCAGACTCTTTAAAGTACTATGTCAACCTCATTTATGGTACTGAATTGTGTTATGTTTTCTCAGCTTTGCCaaacagtaaaagtgaaaattgGCAGTGGAAAGGGGAATTTTTGTGGGATCAAAACTGCCATTCTCAAACACTATCTAAACACTCTGCGGAAGACAGAAGGATGTAAACGTGTCTGGAGGGTTAGTGAATACTGCTCAttattcaacaaaacaaaaaaggtgcATATGCTTGAACTACAAATGGCCTTTTAAAAACTGTCCAGAGACAATTAATGTAAAGGCCACTTGCATATGCCATCTGTTTTCTCAAGCTAACCCAAGTCTGGGTCACATGGGCAGCAACCTAAGCAAAGACACCCTCTTCCCTGCCACCTACTCCGGGGGGATACGGAGGTGCTCCCAGGTCAGCTGGGAGATATCATTGCcctagtgtgtcctgggtctgttcAAATACAGTACCTCCTGCCTGAAAAAACTCCACAGGGAAGTGTCTAGGAAGGATCTTAATAactgcctgaaccacctcaactggcttgtGTCAAGACAGAACATCTGCACTCCTCACCCCAACTCGAAGGCTGAGCCAGGACACCCCACAAAGGAAGTTCATTTCTGCTGGTGGTATCTGTGATCTAGttttttcagtcactacccaaagctcctGGTAGTAGGTAAGGGTAAGAACACAGATTGGACGGTAAATCAAGGGATTTGCCTTTCAGCTCAACCTTCTCTTTACCGTGATCGACGCAGTACAATGTCGACATAAATGCCGACGCCACGAAGACCTGCCTGTCAATCTCTCAgtcccttcttccctcactcataaacaagacccagagatacttaaACTTCTCCACTTGAGAAAGCCACTCCTCCCCAACCTGGAGAGGCCACTCCACCTTCTTCCAGGCGAgtaccatgacctcagacttggacaTGTTGATCCTCCTCCCAACCAATTCACATGCAGCTACAAACCTGAGGTCATCAGTGTGCACCTAAAGACGTCACCTGATAAAGCCAACAGGacgatatcatctgcaaaatgcagttttgaacTGGACCCCTCCAACCtttcattgcattttaaaaaacactCTGTCCATAATAGTCACAAAGAGGATCGGTAACAAAGGGCAACCCTGGTGGAGTCTCACACCCATTAAAAAGAAGTCCGACTTATTGCTGGCAGTGCGATTGAAGATCTCGCTCCAGCTGTATAAGGACCAAATAGCCAGTTTCAGcaggtacagtggtgtgaaaaactatttgcccccttcctgatatcttattcttttgcatgtttttcacacaaaatgtttctgatcatcaaacacatttaaccattagtcaaatataacacaagtaaaaacaaaatgcagtttttaaatgatggtttttattatttagggagaaaaaaaatccatacctacatggccctgtgtgaaaaagtaattgcccccttgttaaaaaataacctaactgtggtgtatcacacctgagttcaatttccatagccacccccaggcctgattactgccacacctgtttcaatcaagaaatcacttaaataggagctgcctgacacagagaagtagaccaaaagcacctcaaaagctagacatcatgccaagatccaaagaaattcaggaacaaatgagaacagaagtaactgagatctatcagtctggtaaaggttacaaagccatttctaaagctttgggactccagcgaaccacagtgagagccattattcacaaatggcaaaaacatggaacagtggtgaaccttcccaggagtggccagccgaccaaaattaccccaagagcgcagagacgactcatccgagaggtcacaaaagaccccaggacaacgtctaaagaactgcaggcctcacttgcctcaattaaggtcagtgttcacgactccaccataagaaagagactgggcaaaaacggcctgcatggcagatttccaagacgcaatccactgttaagcaaaaagaacattagggctcatctcaattttgctaagaaacatctcaatgattgccaagacttttgggaaaataccttgtggactgatgagacaaaagttgaactttttggaaggcaaatgtcccgttacatctggcgtaaaaggaacacagcatttcagaaaaagaacatcataccaacagtaaaatatggtggtggtagtgtgatggtctggggttgttttgctgcttcaggacctggaaggcttgctgtgatagatggaaccatgaattctactgtctaccaaaaaatcctgaaggagaatgtccggccatctgttcgtcaactcaagctgaagcgatcttgggtgctgcaacaggacaatgacccaaaacacactagcaaatccacctctgaatggctgaagaaaaacaaaatgaagactttggagtggcctagtcaaagtcctgacctgaatccaattgagatgctatggcatgaccttaaaaaggcggttcatgctagaaaaccctcaaataaagctgaattacaacaattttgcaaagatgagtgggccaaaattcctccagagcgctgtaatagactcattgcaagttatcgcaaacgcttgattgcagttattgctgctaagggtggcccaaccagttattaggttcagggggcaattactttttcacacagggccatgtaggtttggatttttttttctccctaaataataaaaaccaccatttacaaactgcattttgtgtttacttgtgttatatttgactaatggttaaatgtgtttgatgatcagaaacattttgtgtgacaaacatgcaaaagaataagaaatcaggaagggggcaaatagtttttcacaccactgtatgtggtgGTATGCCTTTTTTGAAGTCCACTAAACACAGACTGGCTGCGCATGCCCCCATGAACCCTCTAGAATTCTCACGTGATAAAGAGCTACACTCACATTTGCACTTTGGCTTAACAAGTTGCACATACAAATTTTAGAAAACAGCTTAAATTCACACATGAAATGAAACTTTCATTCCTGATAGAATTTCTCACAAATTCTTAAGAGAAACTCACATCTGACTGTCTACCCATTACACTTAAGACGTAGGAGGTTACAGTTCAAGTTTCACTCAGTCTGATGACTCCTCTGAGACATGTGGGATTCTGACATTTCTTTGTTGAATCAAAACACCAATTTTAGCACTCTGCTGACAGATCCTGTCCGGGTGAGGGGGTGGTACTTACAGCATGGGAGCCAGATATGACGAAAACTTCAtctgcaaattattttaaaaaatggttctCACTTCCCGTGCTGGAAAGACACAACACATGCAGGCTCAGATTCGGACAGCAATCCATTCTAATTCACTCACCGATTGAGTATTTTGCTAATTTTGgctaaatgttaataaataaaaaaaaaaaaaaggataaacacATTTTGCAATATCTGAATGCCAGAAGAGCAGGCAGTTTTAAAGTGGAAAACAATGTTATTCATTACATTGCTGCCTTCTTCTGAATTTACTTCACTTTCAAATATCATTTAGTCACCAGACTTTTattcccttttttatttaaacaagaaaAGAGCAATATTTAGCGCAATAAAATCTAATTAAGGAAACAGTTCAATAAAACACAGGAATCGACAATGCAATTTAACTTTATTCATCCCAGTGGAGCAATACGGTTAGAACTGCAATTAAAATCCATAGACAATGCAGTCATCTAGCTATTGTTATGCCACACTTGCTTATAAGAAGCTGGTTTGACTCTTAATTAAACAGTTTAATTGTGAATGTCAATATTATCGAACCATTCTATTTAAGCATCACACAAATAAGACTCCAGCTATGTTTGGATCCTAACACACTGCCCAGAATGCCGTCATCCTCTGTTCAAATCCATTACAGGACAATGCTTTAAAAATGCTTAGCTTTAAcagatatgtttttttctttttacatatgGAATATATTTATAAGAAGTCTATCTAACCCAGTAAATCAGTTCACACTGCTCTTGTTATGGACTGCAAaagcttgttttaaaaaaaaaaaaatgaaataaaataaattttttgaaCCGATTAAGTAAAACTTGCATTCAGTTCATTGCATTTTCTAAATTCAGCTTTAATTACAATCAATACATATGAATACATATGGTTGTTTATCAAGACtttttttcctaaacaaaaccTTTATTATTTGAAGATtaagccatttttaaattttattgtggtGTTCATGTCAGCAGTTAAAATTAATCCTATGGTTTCAGCAGCTGTTAACGGTAGCAACAATAGTAAACCTTGAAAAATCCGGACAGATGGCAATGTTGACTTCCTTATATAgaagttacttttttttattcaaatattctTTTCTACCACGACTCTCACCACCAAAGTTTCGAACTCTATGAATCTTTTGTAGCTGGGTTTCAATTGTTTTCATGATATTTACTTCGTCTGGGATATGCACATATCGGACATTTCTACCAGTCACAAAAAAGTCGTCCAGTTTCGTCTCCTTGCCACGTGGGTCTGTGTAGACAACTTCTGTTAGCCGAATGTTCATGAATGCATCCACATTGATAATGCGACCTTTGACCACACTCTCATTTTTTAAATCTATGGTGGTGACAAGCCCATGAATTCCTTGCAGCAGAATGATGAGGCTATTTTCTGCTATGGTTCGTTCACGAACTGAGTGGCTCACCTCCATGATATTCGGATAGAGAACCTACACAAGAATGCAAAACTGTTAGCATACTTAATGTTGGtatggataaaataaaacaaatccttTTACCACAATCCTATGGTCTTGACTGGACTTATTTTAAAACTCAGtggttatacagtatgttgaactTGCCAGAATACATAGATGTAAggatgaggggggggggggggggggggagaaaagaaaaaaaaaagtactttgtgGGCTCTACTTTAAACCTTGAGCAACACTGGGAAATGACATCACGCCAAAATAATTATTGCTGTGATGCCTAATTGGCTACACTTATCTTCTAATATTATTGCCACTAATGAtattaatacagaaaaaaaagaaatcacagaaaTTCAACTAACTCCCTTAGCAGAGTGAAAACTTCAACACATGCTACAATAATTGCAAGCTACaacattttctattaaaaaaaataaataatgccatGCATTGTACATTATGTTAAAGTAAATTCTTCGAATCTTCCTCAGGGTACAATACCAGCACCCACCTACATACCAAATGCgggtttattttaaatgaaaggaaACTTTACATTTTACATGCTTTTACATGTGACAAGTTTGGTCTAGTTGTTCCCCTAGGTTGTCCAAATTGAGTTTCGATTCAGTCCAGTAAGTGTTTAGTTAATATTAATGCTTAACTTttcaaaggaacattttcaattggaCAGATATCTTTTCCTGATAACATTTTAACTGTATGGTTTTAATCAGTGCACATGAGATGTGTCCCTGAATTAGCATGTTATGAGCAATATTTAATAAGAGTAAAATCTGATTTGTTAGACAGGCATAATGCACACAATGATCAAGTTAACACATCTCTAACCCACAGGTCACTGGCAAAATACAATAAAGAAGTCACCCATGAAAAAGGATAATTTTTCAGACACGGATAATAAGCTATAAATGAAaatactagggatgcaccgataccacttttttggaaaacgagtatgagtacttgcatttcagtactcgccgataccgagtacttgccgataccgagtacttaataaaaacatgatttaaatttacaggtaacagctttagtcatataacttaacaaaaaaaaaacaagaaactctcgtctatccactgggaggttaggctaattagcgacacggggctaacactgcttgtccaaatatccgtggtgaaactaaacgcagaggaggcttgcagtaggctgtggatatgttttttcacggagttgtgtagtttaggcagctccgtatcagtcatgtagcggcggcttgggacatcatatctgggctccagaacatggaggagacgcaggaatcccacattttctacctccgagagtggctggtcactcaatgcaatgtactcgataattgcctgtgttattttcacagcacgtggattgtctctggacattttctctcgtcttgcaagagtttgctgcagcgtgggttgtgttggtttagaagcgtgggtaaattctttgtactcgttgtcgtgttgggattttgggtgcttgattaaattacttgtgttaaatgcgctaccttttgagcctcctctggacaatttcgctgagcacaatttgcagtccgcctttgtttcgtcgtcttcattcactttgaaatagttccacacggctgacatctctcgcctcgccttctccccgctctgagctgcagctggggcctgggggcgggcactcggcgcctgtgattaaccccttacacgccgctcaaacatagacatttctcagaccgtggtatcggtccccggtatcgggggacttttaacgagtactttagaaaatgtggtatcgaggccgataccagatacccgtttcggtatcggtgcatccctagaaAATACAGACTAAAACATTATTATGATGCATAAATCCCTATTACACTTTAATGGTTCATTTAAGTTTTACAATTAACAAGGAAAAGATTTTGGTAATTAGAAACCAAAATGAAATGGTAATAAGTAACAAAATGCTTTTTTAGGAGTTCATGCATCAGAGACCAAAGATTAGAACAAAGCAAAGTGTAAGAGATTGGCTCCATATAGACAGTAGGGTTGAGCAAGTGCAAACTTTAGAATACAAGATATGAGAATAAACATGTGGAATGGGAGCTAGACACATACTGTAGCCAATTAATAGATCCTGCTTGCTTGCAATCTGCATTATGGTGTCACACAGAAAAATGTGTGGGGTGTCAATAAATTGCACTTAGAAGGGTTGGAGGCCGACAAATACTagctgttcacttgggttgcagAATTTCACCAACCATAATATCCACCTTTACATGGTGTCTGCTTAATATTTACTTCAAACAATTCAACTTTGGTATTACACACAAATGTGAAGTCCCCAGGACAAAGAACCAGAGTAGGCAGTTATAATGGACAGAAAATTATATAGCACAATAAAAAGCATTTTACAGACCATGTGGACAATAACCTGGCATAAATGCCTATAAACCGAAAGGGCTTACAGGAGTAGCTTTTTGGCTTGAAGACCCACCTTTCCACATCATTTCTTGGTCAAGAGTAGTGTCAATTCAATAAGTCTCTCCCAGGACTCAGTGGGTTTTATGTTTATGTACGTGCAGATAATTCAGGAAGTAACAATAGACATCTATTTTATTAAAGAAGCATTGATTTTGCATGCTTTGAGGAAGTGTCCGAATTATATAACATGagtaatggaagaaaaaaatcccACCTCTTCCCCATGAACATTTTTTACATGTTAACAAGCAATCAGCTTGCTTGCTCATTAAACCCTACAACTCATGGCTTTACAGTGGCGTGCATCCGCACCCCATACTCGCTTCACTAGagtatgttaggttaactggtgactataATCTGgttctgtgtgggtgtgtgcataagtGAGCCCTGCAATGGACACTCTAGTTGTTGGAAgaaggaagaaaacaaagaaaagttacTGCATTGTAATGTTGCATCGATACTAACATTTTCACTTCAGTAGCAGTaacaaaatgataaagaaaataacaaacaattTCCCCAAACTAGCTCCTAGCTACTTCATCTCCCTGATTGGCACACATGCGTGTCACTTGGCTCTGCGTGTCTGGGGTCAGAGGCCACCCAACTGCCACACTATCCTCTGGTTCCATCCAAGGCTTGCCGACTGCCATGCTCTCTGGCCAATAGGCTTCAGCAACAGGGAGAAGCCTAATACAGGGCTTCATACAGTGCCAGATCTGCAACCTCCTCTGCTGTCCAAGGCTTCCTCCCACACAGATACACTTCAGAATTTCGAGTGCGTGGTTATACTCATATTATAGCGAATTGCCCCCCTTGAAGTTTTGAGCGTCTGATATACCATTACTGTAGACGTGTCCCCCTTTTTGTGTTTAGCACAAGCTAAAATACAATTATTGCTTTGAAGTGCATTAAAACAGAAAGATGCCAGTATGGTTTACTTCAAGACCTAATAGTATGATTACCAAACTTTGCATAATTCTGGTATAGCACGGTTTTAAAAAACTGGGTAGTTTGGAACTTTTTTAGTACCGGTATACCTTGCAATactacagcattttttttactgGAATAATTTTTAGAAtgacatttaaataaacaatacaaaattaacaggtttgagatttttttttttgttaaattcctTACTTACTTACTTGTGCCCTAATAATGACTATTAGTGAGTGGCACAGACACCTGAGTAAATGACATGGAATGAAAAGCCATGCACCATAAATTTCAAAATGGAGTttactacattttattgtttattggaatgcATCAGGCGACTATGTGTGTTACAGAAAGATAATTGTGCTTTCCACCTTGTTTTTTGAAGATGTTCATCATCatccttattttaattctgcttttctACTTGTCctgattgtttattattatagGCATTAGTGTCTATAGAATTGGCAGCTTACACAACTGCTAAACTGCATACTGCATCTAGTAAAACAGCATGGCTTCATAGTAGGAGAGTCAGGGTGCTGAACTCACCTGCCTGTAGTCCAGACGTTCATCATGAAACATAACATACGCCAAAGAaaacccaggactgttgagcagtTAGAATCCTACACTGTGGTA from Erpetoichthys calabaricus chromosome 14, fErpCal1.3, whole genome shotgun sequence includes:
- the LOC114665179 gene encoding U7 snRNA-associated Sm-like protein LSm10; translated protein: MEVSHSVRERTIAENSLIILLQGIHGLVTTIDLKNESVVKGRIINVDAFMNIRLTEVVYTDPRGKETKLDDFFVTGRNVRYVHIPDEVNIMKTIETQLQKIHRVRNFGGESRGRKEYLNKKK